Within the Myxococcus virescens genome, the region CGCCGTTCTCCGACAGGAAGCCGTAACCCGGGTGGATGGCCTGCGCACCCGTCTGCTTCGCGGCTTCCAGGATGGCGGCGGTGTTGAGGTAGCTGTCCTTGGCCGGTGCGGGGCCGATGCGCACCGCCTCGTCGGCCTCTTTCACGAAGGGCAGCTCGGCGTCCGCGTCCGAATAAACGGCGACCGTCTTGAGCCCCATGCCCCGGGCCACCACGCCGATGCGGCGGGCAATCTCTCCCCGGTTGGCGATGAGCAGCTTCTGGAACATGGCGAAACCCCTGGGGTGCGGGTGCGAAAGGGCGGCGAACCTAACCCTCGCTCCCTCCCAAGACAAGGGTGCGAACGGACGTGCAACAGGTCCCTACAGTCCAGTAAATTTGCGGGTCTACGAGGCGGTGTCGTACCTTGTTCCCCGTGACGCCCCCCACCTCCTCAAGCCCTGGCGGCGTGGTCAATCTGCACCACGCGCGGCGCGCCAAGCGCCTGGACATCTACCGTGGTCGGCACACGGACCGCGTGCGCTTCGTGCGCACCACGCTCGAGACGTTGACGCAGAGCGGCACCCTCTTCACCGAGGAGGGCACGCGCCGCGGCCTCTCCCTGCTGAAGGCGCTCCAGCTGCTGCAGCGGGCCCACGCGCGCCTGGAGGAAGTGTCCGGCGACGGCGTGCTGCCCGCGGCCCGGCTCCCGGAGCGCGTGGACGCGCTCTATTCGGAAGTCGACGGCCTCTTCGCCCGCGCGGACACCCTGTCCGCACGCGACGAAGCCAGCGTGGCCCAGCTTCCCGCTCGCTGAGCCCCGCGTCTCCCCTGCCCCTTACGGCAGTTCCGTCTGGCCCTGCCGCCGCAGGAAGGTGGGGATGTCGAACTGGTCCTCGTCCAGCGGCAGCGGCGCGTCCTTCACCACCGCGGTGCGGGCGCTCACCGACTTGGCGCTCTCCACGGTCAGGGGCCGTGAGCCGCTGCCCTTCGTGGGCACCAGGCTGGCGACTTCCTCGCGCGCGTTCGCGAGCACGGACGGCGCCGGACGCGACAGCGGCACCTGCACCACCGGCGCCACCGTGCGGACCTTGGGCGCGTCGCGATGCACGAAGCCCGTGGCGATGATGGTGATCTTCACCTCATCCGAGATGTTCTCGTCGATGAGCGAACCGAAGATGATCTCCGCCTCGCTGTCGGCGGCGTCGTGCACCAGCGTCAGGGCCTCGTTGACCTCCTGCAGGGTCATGTCGCGGCCACCGGTGATGTTGATGAGCAGGCCCGTGGCGCCGTCGATGGAGACGTCCTCCAGCAACGGGCTGGCGATGGCCTGCTGCATGGCAATCAGCGCGCGCTTGTCACCGGTCGAGTTGCCCGTGCCCATGAGCGCGATGCCCTTGTCGCTCATGATGGTCTTCACGTCGGCGAAGTCGACGTTGATGTAGCCGTGGTACTGGATGAGGTCGCTGATGCCCTGCACGGCGTTCAGCAGGACCTCGTCCGCGCGCTTGAAGGTCTCCAGCAGCGGCATCGGCTCGTTGGAGAGCGACAGCAGGCGCTGGTTCGGAATGGTGATGAGCGTGTCCACCGCGGCCTTGAGCTCCACGATGCCCTGCTCGGCCTGCTTGCGGCGCTTGTTGCCCTCGAAGAGGAAGGGCTTGGTGACGACGCCCACCGTGAGGCAACCCAGGCTCTTGGCGATGTCCGCGATGATGGGCGCGGCGCCCGTGCCGGTGCCGCCGCCCATGCCGGCGGTGACGAACACCATGTCGGCGCCCTCGAGCACCGCGGCAATCTGGTCACGCGACTCCAGGGCGGCCTCGCGGCCCATCTCCGGGTTGGCGCCCGCGCCCAGGCCCTTCGTCAGCGTCTGGCCCAGCTGAAGCCGGGTGGGCGCCTTGCTCGCGGCGAGCGCCTGGACATCGGTGTTGGCGGCGATGAAGTCCACCCGGTCCAGCTTGGACAGGATCATCGTATTGACGGCGTTGCAGCCGGCCCCACCCGCCCCGACGACCCGAATCTTGGCGGCCTGCTTGTTCTGATCGAACTGGTCCATGGTGGTCCTCTCGCCCGGAGTCGCACGATGCAGCGCGCGTGCTCCCAACCCCCACAATCATCAGCAAGTCCCACGCTTTGGCAAGTATTCCGCTACGAGCCTGTAGCGGGATGCTGCGCGTCTGAGTCCTGACGCGCACTTACGCCAACCCATGGACGTGCAGGCGTGCGACGCGGTGGGTGAACTTCGCCCCTTGACTCGCGATACACGGCACTGCTTGGCGGGTGGGGCGCAGCATGCCCCAAAAAACGACGGGTGGCCCCGAAATCTCTTTCGGAGCCACCCTCGCTGAAATCACCCGGTGTGTTTCACCGGGGATTCAGAGCCCGTGGGTCAGTGCGCCTCGCGTTCCACTTCCACCTTCCCCACGCGGAGGATGGTGAACCCCACGCGGCGGTTGTTCTCACGGCCCTTCGCCGTCTTGTTGGTGTCCACCGGCTTCGTCTCGCCGTAGCCCACCGCTTCCATGCGGCCCTCGGCGATGCCCTCCTTCACCAGGAAGGCGCGCACGTTGTTCGCGCGGCGCTGGGACAGGTCCAGGTTCTTCGCGTCGTTGCCCTGGTCATCCGTGTGGCCCTCGATGCGGACCAGCTCCACCTGCGGGTTGGCGCGCAGCACCGCGGCCACCTGCTTCAGCAGCGGGAACGAGCGGGCCAGGATGACGTCCTTTCCAGTGGCGAAGTAGACCTTCTCCAGGATGACGATGCGCTCGCCCTCGACGAGCACCTTCACCTTGCCCTTGTCGGGGCAGCCGTCCTCGTCCTGGAAGCCGTTGATGGTCTCCGGCTCGTTCGGGCACTTGTCCTCGGCGTCGGGGATGCCGTCCCGGTCGTTGTCCGGGTCCGGGCAGCCGTCCTCGTCCTGGAAGCCGTCCTTGTCCTCGGGGGCATTGGGGCAGCGATCATCCGGATCCATGATGCCGTCGCCATCCGTGTCCACCGGCGGCGGGGGCGGCGCCACATCCGGGCAGCCATCCGTGTCCTCGAAGCCGTTGACCGTCTCCGGCTCGTTCGGGCACGTGTCCGCCGTATCGGGGATGCCGTCCGCGTCGTTGTCCGGGTCGGGGCAGCCGTCCTCATCCTGGAAGCCATCCTTGTCCTCGGGCTCCGTCGGGCAGGCGTCGTCGATGTCCAGGATGCCGTCGCCGTCCGTGTCCACCGGCGCGGCCTGCTTCGGCTCGCGGGACGGCTCCGGGCTGTAGCTGAAGCCCGCGAGCAGCCGGAAGCCCGGCGTGCCGTAGCCGCGGGTGAGCCCCGGCCCACCGCCCACGTGCGCGGAGAATCCGCCCAGCGCGCGGTACTTCAGCGCCGCCAACAGCTCCAGCGGGCGCTCCTCGGTGTCCTGCTGCTCCAGGTTCACCGCGCCCACCAGCGTGGCCGCGAGCGCCAGCGGCACCTCGCTCACCGTGAAGGGCAGCTCGGCGCCCACGCCGTAGGACACCGCGTTGCCCAGGTTCAGGTTGCGCAGCTGCTGCTTCTCCCGGAAGTCCACGCCCACGTTGGCGGCCACGCGAAACCGCTCGCCGTATTCGGCCACCAGGCGCGGCTGCACGCCCACGCCCGAGCTCCCGAGGAAGTCGGAGCCGCCGCCCGTGGGCAGCACCACCGGCACCGTCAGGGCCAGGCCGAAGGAGCCCTCCTCCAGGAGGCGGGCCTTGGGCACCAGGCGCAGGTCACCGATACCACCCGAGCCCACGCCCTGGGCGAAGGACGGGTCCACCATGGGCGCCGCCTGCGAACGCTGGAGCGTCACCGGCAGCAGCACGCCGAGCTCGAAGCGGTCGAAGAGGCCCACCGAGCCCATCAGGTCCACACCCACCTGGCTGCGCACCAGCGCGGTGATGAACCGGCCCGAGCGCGGGTCCATGAAGTTGAGCGGCTTGTCCGCGTAGTTGACGGACACGCCCACGTTCCAACCCAGATGGGAATGCACCTGGGCGCTCTGGACGCCCAGGATGTCCTTTGAGCTCGGCCCCGGCTTGTACTGCTGCACGTCGATGGCCTGGGACGCGGACAGCGTGGGCACCTGCGCCACGGCCGGCCGCGACACCATCAGGACCGCCAGCGCAAGCACGGCGGCGGCGGCGGCCACAGGGGCCCCACCGGCCCGCCCCGCCGAGCGGCAGAAGCGGCCCAGCAGGGGCAGCCCGAGCAGCAGCAGCGCCAGCGGAGCGAAGGTGCCCGCCCCGCTCGTGCTGCACCCACGGCCGGAGATGACGAAGTCGTCGTTGCCGTCCAGCGGGTTGGTCCCGCCGGAGACCTCCTCGCCGTCGTTCACGCCGCCGCCGTCCGTGTCGGCGTTGTTCGGGTCCGTCTCGCCGTTGTCGAAGGAGCCGTTGCGGTTGGCGTCCTCCGCGCCGTCCAGCAGGCCGTCGCCGTCCGTGTCCGGGTTCAGCGGGTTGGTGGGGTTGGAGCCACGCACCTCCACGCCGTCCGTCAGGCCGTCAGCGTCCGTGTCCGGGTTGTTCGGGTCCGTCTCCGTGCTGTCGACGCGGCCATCGTGATTGGCATCCTCATCACCGTCCAGCAGGCCGTCACCATCCGTGTCCGGGTTCTTTGGGTCGGTGGTGGTGCTCGGGTCCGCGTCCGGACGGAAGTTGGGCGAGGTGCGGTCCGTGTCCGCCGGAGCGCTCTCCAGCGTCACACCCATCTCCGTGCCATCCAGGATGCCGTCGTTGTCGCTGTCCGGATCCAACGCATCGATGAGGCCGTCACCATCCGTGTCGGTGATGCCGTCGATGCCGTCCGGAACGCCGTCGTCGTCGCTGTCCGCGTCGTTGGGGTCCAGGCCCCGCGCGATTTCGGTCGCATCATCGATGCCGTCGCCGTCGGAGTCGACGTCGTCCGCGGGGTTGAGCGGATCCGTCTCGCCTGGGTCCACCCGGCCGTTGCGGTTGGCGTCCTCGATGCCGTCACGCACGCTGCCGCCATCCGTGTCGGGGTTGAGCGGGTCCGTCGTCGTGGTCGGGTCGGAGTCCGCCACGAAGCGCGTCGTGTCCGTACCGGCGCCCTGGGGCTCGGTGAGGCCCAGCTCCAGACCGTCCGACAGCAGGTCGCCATCGGTATCCCAGTTGTTCGGGTCCGTCTCGCCCTCATCGACGATGCCGTTGTGGTTGGCGTCCTCGTTGCCATCCAGGATGCCGTCGTCATCCGAGTCGTCGTCGAGCGGATCCGTCCCCGCGGTATTCACCTCGATGCCGTCCGGCAGTCCGTCACCGTCCGTGTCGGCGTTCTCCGGGTCCGTGCCCAGCACAACCTCCTCGGCGTCCGTCAGGCCGTCGCCATCCGTGTCGACCGCGACCGACCAGTTGTAGGTCGCCGGCGTGCCGTCCACGTTGCCCGCCTCATCCACCGCGCGGACGCTCAGCGTGTGGCTGCCTCCCGCCAGGCCCGTGAAGGTGACTGGGTCCGAGCACGGCACGTACGCCGCGCCGTCCAGGCTGCACTCGTACGTCACCGGGGATTCGTCCGAATCGAAGTCGAACGTCGCGGTGCCAGGCGCTTCCGTCAGCGGCGGGCCGGAGATGATGAGGGTGTCCGGCGCGGAGGTGTCCACCGTCCAGGTGTAGCTGGCCGGCGTCGGGTCCGCGTTGCCATCCTCATCCACCGCGCGCACCGCCAGGGTGTGCTCGCCGTCATCCAAGCCCGTGAAGGTGGCCGGGTCCGTGCACGCCGTGAAGGCCGCGCCGTCCAGGCTGCACTCGTACGTCACCGGGGATTCGTCCGAGTCGAAGTCGAACGTCGCCGAATCACTGTTGGAGAGCGCGGGCGGCGTCGAGGTGAACGTCGTCTCCGGCGGCTCCGCGTCCACGATGAACGTGTGCGTCACCGTCGTGCTGGTATTGCCCGCCTCGTCCTCCGCCGTGACGGACACCGAGTGGGGACCTTCCGACAGCGTGTCGCCCACGGGGAGCGACCAGTTGCCAGACGGGTCGGCCACCACCGTGCCCACCGTGACGCCATCCACCACCACCGTCACGGTGCTGCCCGCCTCCGTCGTTCCGGAGTACGTCACCACCGGCACATCGAGCACCGCGCCATTCGCGGGCGTGGTGATGACCACCACCGGCGGCGTTGCATCCACCGTCCAGGTGTACACGGCGGGCGTCGCGTCCACGTTGCCGGCCGCATCCACCGCGCGCACCGCAAGCGTGTGGTCACCGTCCGGCAGCGGGCCGAACTGTGCCTGGGCTGGGCACGCCGTGAAAGGCGCGCCGTTCAGCGAGCACTCGTACGTCACCGGAGACTCGTTCGACGAGAAGACGAAGTCCGCGGTGGCCACGTTCGTCACCACCGCCGGGCCACTGTCGATGGCGGTATCCGGCGCCGCCGTATCCACCGTGAAGGTGGAGCTCGTCGGAGCGCTGGTGTTGCCCGCATCATCCGTCGCCGTGACGGTGACCGTGTACGGACCGTCCGGCAGCGTCACCGGCGGCGTGAAGGTCCAGTTGCCACCGGCATCGACCGGGATGGGGCCGTAGGGCACGCCATCCAGCACCAGCGTCACGGACTCAGCGCCGTCGGCCGTTCCGGTGATGGTCACCACCCCGTCATCCAGCACCGCGCCGTTCGCGGGCGTGGTGATGAGCGGCGCCACCGGCGGCGTCAAATCCACCGTCCAGGTGTGCTCGGCGGGCGTCGGGTCCACGTTGCCGGCCGCGTCCACCGCGCGAACCAGGAGCGTGTGCTCCCCTTCCGAGAAGCCGTCGAACGTCACCGTCTCCGCGCACGGCACGTAGGCCGCGCCGTCCAGGCTGCACTCGTAGGTGGAGCCCGGCTCGGAAGCGGCGAACTCGAACGAGGCCGAATTCGACGAGGTCGGCGTCGCCGGGCCGCTCACGACGAGCGTGTCGGGCGCCGTCGTGTCCACCGTCCACGCGTACTGCGCGGGCGTCGGGTCCACGTTGCCCGCCGCGTCCACCGCGCGCACCAGGAGCAGGTGGTCCCCATCCGCCAGCCCCGTGAAGGTCGCGGGGTCGACGCAAGCCACATAGACGCCCCCATCCAGGCTGCACTCGTAGGCCACGCCTCCGCCTTCCGAGCGAAGGTCAAAGGTGGCGGACGCGTCCCGCGTCAGCAGCATCGGGCCGGAGTCGATGAACGTGTCAGGCGCCGACAGGTCGACGATGAACGTGCTCGTCACCGGACCCGCGGAGTTGCCCGCCGGGTCGACGCTGGTGATGGACACCGTGTGCGGCCCCTCGTCGAGCGGCTCCGGCACGGTGAAGGTCCAGTTGCCGTCCTCATCGACCAGGATGGGGCCGTGCGTGGCGCCGCCCACGTCCAGGTAGATGTTGCTGCCCGGCTCACCCGTTCCCGTCAGCGTCGGCGTCCCGGTGGCGACCTCCTCCTGGTCCGCGGGCGAGTCGATGGTCGGCAGCGTCGGGGGCGTGAGGTCCACCGTCCACGCGTACGTCGCGGGCGTCGGGTCCACGTTGCCCGCCGCATCCACCGCGCGCACCGCCAGCGTCTGGTTGCCCTCGCTCAGCCCCGGGAACGCCTGCGGGTCTGTACAGGCCGTGAAAGGCGCGCCGTTCAGCGAGCACTCGTACGTCACCGGGCTCTCATTCGAGCTGAAGTCGAACGTGGCACTGGTGGCGTTCGTCACCGCCGGCGGGCCGCTCACGATGGTGGTGTCCGGCGCGGTGGCATCCACCGTCCACGTCCGGGTGGCGGGCGTCGGGTCCATGTTGCCCGCCGCGTCCACCGCGCGCACCGCCAGGGTATGCGCACCGTCCGCCAGTCCCGGGAACGTCTGCGGGTCTGTGCAGGCCACGAAGGGCGCGCCGTCCAGCGAGCACTCGTACGTCACCGAGCTCTCGTCCGAGCTGAAGTCGAACGTGGCGTTGGGGGATGTCGTCGTCCCCGAAGGGCCGCTGACAATCGTCGTGTCCGGTGCCGTCGTGTCCACCGTCCACGCGTACGTCGCAGGCGTCGGGTCCATGTTGCCCGCCGCGTCCACCGCGCGCACCGCCAGGGTCTGGTCGCCCTCGCTCATGCCTGGGAACGTCTGCGGGTCCGCGCAGGCCACGAACGGACCGCCGTTCAGCGCGCACTGGTACGTCACCGGGCTCTCGTTGGAGATGAAGTCGAACGTGGCGCTGGTGGAGTTCGACACCGCCGGCGGCCCACTCACGATGGTGGTATCCGGAGGCGTGGTGTCGGAGACCACGGTGAAGCTATTGGTGTTGCTCAGCACGGACGACACGCCCTGGAACAGGGCGTAGGCATTCACCGTGTGCGCACCGACGGACAGATCCGCGGTCGGCGTGAAGCTGAAGTTCCCCGAGGGGTCCGCCGGCACGCGGGCCACTTCGACGCCATCCACGAAGATGACCACCGTGGAGTTCGCGGGGGCAGTACCGCTGATGACCGGACGAAAGCC harbors:
- the ftsZ gene encoding cell division protein FtsZ; translation: MDQFDQNKQAAKIRVVGAGGAGCNAVNTMILSKLDRVDFIAANTDVQALAASKAPTRLQLGQTLTKGLGAGANPEMGREAALESRDQIAAVLEGADMVFVTAGMGGGTGTGAAPIIADIAKSLGCLTVGVVTKPFLFEGNKRRKQAEQGIVELKAAVDTLITIPNQRLLSLSNEPMPLLETFKRADEVLLNAVQGISDLIQYHGYINVDFADVKTIMSDKGIALMGTGNSTGDKRALIAMQQAIASPLLEDVSIDGATGLLINITGGRDMTLQEVNEALTLVHDAADSEAEIIFGSLIDENISDEVKITIIATGFVHRDAPKVRTVAPVVQVPLSRPAPSVLANAREEVASLVPTKGSGSRPLTVESAKSVSARTAVVKDAPLPLDEDQFDIPTFLRRQGQTELP
- the agmC gene encoding adventurous gliding motility protein AgmC; translation: MTRKTFYVPLLERVSRGRLGLAVAPLVLLCAALLGPVAKAAVDTFGLGNGSSGALTVGVAGTVINTYTRVTAAVPAGQSFVPVASSTGFAVGNLVMVYQTAGLTAPASGSQTAVNLVGGPVGRWELARIQSLTATRLNFSQPLTVNFAANATQAIRVPEYTSVTVNAAGSIVAGAWDGTTGGVVAFLSQGPVNNVGSIHADGRGFRGGFAWNGDGDGCTGVDQAWPGGTEKGEGLVLGRFGNGAFPPAAGATGRGNVANAGGGGVCHNSGGGGGSNAGAGGIGGRTWVGEEAPASRAVGGFGGASLTFDAVSHAVFGGGGGAGHGNDDAAGGGSAGGGVVFIRATSLSGAGRVSADGVAGVNAVGLANDAAGGAGAGGTVYLRVTGALQCSANTVTARGGAGGSTTYDQHGTGGGGGGGRVLIQGAAVGCTPVVTGGAAGTQPTASAPDGFTYGAAPGNAGVVTILPGAFPANVAAPVVVTPANGSNTGFRPVISGTAPANSTVVIFVDGVEVARVPADPSGNFSFTPTADLSVGAHTVNAYALFQGVSSVLSNTNSFTVVSDTTPPDTTIVSGPPAVSNSTSATFDFISNESPVTYQCALNGGPFVACADPQTFPGMSEGDQTLAVRAVDAAGNMDPTPATYAWTVDTTAPDTTIVSGPSGTTTSPNATFDFSSDESSVTYECSLDGAPFVACTDPQTFPGLADGAHTLAVRAVDAAGNMDPTPATRTWTVDATAPDTTIVSGPPAVTNATSATFDFSSNESPVTYECSLNGAPFTACTDPQAFPGLSEGNQTLAVRAVDAAGNVDPTPATYAWTVDLTPPTLPTIDSPADQEEVATGTPTLTGTGEPGSNIYLDVGGATHGPILVDEDGNWTFTVPEPLDEGPHTVSITSVDPAGNSAGPVTSTFIVDLSAPDTFIDSGPMLLTRDASATFDLRSEGGGVAYECSLDGGVYVACVDPATFTGLADGDHLLLVRAVDAAGNVDPTPAQYAWTVDTTAPDTLVVSGPATPTSSNSASFEFAASEPGSTYECSLDGAAYVPCAETVTFDGFSEGEHTLLVRAVDAAGNVDPTPAEHTWTVDLTPPVAPLITTPANGAVLDDGVVTITGTADGAESVTLVLDGVPYGPIPVDAGGNWTFTPPVTLPDGPYTVTVTATDDAGNTSAPTSSTFTVDTAAPDTAIDSGPAVVTNVATADFVFSSNESPVTYECSLNGAPFTACPAQAQFGPLPDGDHTLAVRAVDAAGNVDATPAVYTWTVDATPPVVVITTPANGAVLDVPVVTYSGTTEAGSTVTVVVDGVTVGTVVADPSGNWSLPVGDTLSEGPHSVSVTAEDEAGNTSTTVTHTFIVDAEPPETTFTSTPPALSNSDSATFDFDSDESPVTYECSLDGAAFTACTDPATFTGLDDGEHTLAVRAVDEDGNADPTPASYTWTVDTSAPDTLIISGPPLTEAPGTATFDFDSDESPVTYECSLDGAAYVPCSDPVTFTGLAGGSHTLSVRAVDEAGNVDGTPATYNWSVAVDTDGDGLTDAEEVVLGTDPENADTDGDGLPDGIEVNTAGTDPLDDDSDDDGILDGNEDANHNGIVDEGETDPNNWDTDGDLLSDGLELGLTEPQGAGTDTTRFVADSDPTTTTDPLNPDTDGGSVRDGIEDANRNGRVDPGETDPLNPADDVDSDGDGIDDATEIARGLDPNDADSDDDGVPDGIDGITDTDGDGLIDALDPDSDNDGILDGTEMGVTLESAPADTDRTSPNFRPDADPSTTTDPKNPDTDGDGLLDGDEDANHDGRVDSTETDPNNPDTDADGLTDGVEVRGSNPTNPLNPDTDGDGLLDGAEDANRNGSFDNGETDPNNADTDGGGVNDGEEVSGGTNPLDGNDDFVISGRGCSTSGAGTFAPLALLLLGLPLLGRFCRSAGRAGGAPVAAAAAVLALAVLMVSRPAVAQVPTLSASQAIDVQQYKPGPSSKDILGVQSAQVHSHLGWNVGVSVNYADKPLNFMDPRSGRFITALVRSQVGVDLMGSVGLFDRFELGVLLPVTLQRSQAAPMVDPSFAQGVGSGGIGDLRLVPKARLLEEGSFGLALTVPVVLPTGGGSDFLGSSGVGVQPRLVAEYGERFRVAANVGVDFREKQQLRNLNLGNAVSYGVGAELPFTVSEVPLALAATLVGAVNLEQQDTEERPLELLAALKYRALGGFSAHVGGGPGLTRGYGTPGFRLLAGFSYSPEPSREPKQAAPVDTDGDGILDIDDACPTEPEDKDGFQDEDGCPDPDNDADGIPDTADTCPNEPETVNGFEDTDGCPDVAPPPPPVDTDGDGIMDPDDRCPNAPEDKDGFQDEDGCPDPDNDRDGIPDAEDKCPNEPETINGFQDEDGCPDKGKVKVLVEGERIVILEKVYFATGKDVILARSFPLLKQVAAVLRANPQVELVRIEGHTDDQGNDAKNLDLSQRRANNVRAFLVKEGIAEGRMEAVGYGETKPVDTNKTAKGRENNRRVGFTILRVGKVEVEREAH